A genomic stretch from Acidobacteriota bacterium includes:
- a CDS encoding histone deacetylase: MKAFYCDHFVLPLPPQHRFPMAKYRLLRERVGARGVVAAEHLRVPPAASDEELLRVHDPEYLRRVVRGELTREQVRRMGFPWSPALVERSRRSVGGTLAAGRWALAEGVAANLAGGTHHAFTDRGEGFCVFNDAAVTARAMQAEGRVERVAILDCDVHQGNGTASIFAGDASVLTISIHGERNYPFHKEHSDVDLALPDGTGDGDYLEILDHALDRSLAPFDPQLVIYLAGADPYHGDRLGRLALSRQGLRERDRRVLSFCADLGIPIALVMAGGYARPVERIVDIHTATLELAAQSAVKRQLGTETSFR, from the coding sequence GTGAAGGCTTTCTACTGCGATCACTTCGTGCTCCCCCTGCCTCCCCAACATCGCTTTCCCATGGCCAAGTACCGGCTGCTGCGGGAGCGAGTGGGGGCTCGAGGGGTCGTGGCGGCGGAGCATCTCCGGGTGCCGCCGGCGGCGTCCGACGAAGAGCTGCTGCGGGTTCATGACCCGGAGTACCTGCGGCGGGTGGTGAGGGGCGAGCTGACCCGGGAGCAGGTGCGGCGGATGGGTTTTCCATGGTCGCCGGCGCTGGTGGAGCGTTCCCGGCGTTCCGTCGGCGGCACCTTGGCCGCTGGCCGTTGGGCCCTCGCCGAAGGGGTGGCGGCGAACCTCGCCGGCGGCACCCACCACGCCTTCACCGACCGCGGTGAGGGCTTCTGCGTGTTCAACGACGCGGCGGTGACGGCCCGGGCGATGCAGGCGGAGGGCCGGGTGGAGCGGGTGGCGATCCTCGATTGCGACGTGCACCAGGGCAACGGCACCGCCAGCATCTTCGCCGGCGATGCCTCGGTGCTCACCATCTCGATCCACGGGGAGCGCAACTACCCGTTTCACAAAGAGCACAGCGATGTCGATCTGGCGCTTCCCGACGGCACCGGCGACGGCGACTACCTGGAGATCTTGGATCATGCCCTGGATCGCAGTCTGGCTCCCTTCGATCCCCAGCTGGTGATTTATCTCGCTGGCGCTGACCCATACCATGGCGACCGCCTCGGGCGGCTGGCCCTCAGCCGCCAGGGCCTGCGGGAGCGGGATCGCCGGGTCTTGAGCTTTTGCGCGGATCTTGGCATCCCGATTGCACTAGTTATGGCCGGAGGGTATGCGCGTCCCGTGGAACGAATCGTCGACATCCACACCGCTACTCTCGAGCTAGCGGCGCAGAGCGCCGTGAAACGGCAGTTAGGAACGGAAACCAGTTTCCGATAG
- a CDS encoding metal-dependent hydrolase, producing MSHSPRPKFTFLGHSTVRCDLPDGKVLLMEPWVDGNPSCPDELKSFERIDAMLITHAHADHMADAVALAKKYKPEAVVANFEICEWLAAQGVENVAPMNIGGNRKVLGMRVSMVRADHSSGLEDGGKYYDGGIASGFVVKLAEGYTFYHAGDTALFSDMQLIAELYRPELAFLPIGDVFTMDPHQAAKACRFLGVRHVVPIHWGTFPDLTGTPTQLSKELRDLGINCDVLTLQPGEVY from the coding sequence ATGAGCCACAGCCCCCGCCCAAAATTCACCTTCCTGGGTCATTCCACGGTCCGTTGTGACCTGCCGGATGGCAAGGTCCTGCTGATGGAGCCCTGGGTCGACGGGAACCCTTCCTGTCCCGACGAGCTCAAGAGCTTCGAACGCATCGATGCCATGCTCATCACTCACGCCCACGCGGATCACATGGCCGACGCGGTGGCTCTGGCGAAGAAGTACAAGCCGGAGGCGGTGGTGGCCAACTTCGAGATCTGCGAGTGGCTGGCCGCTCAAGGGGTGGAGAACGTGGCGCCGATGAATATCGGTGGCAATCGCAAGGTGCTGGGCATGCGGGTGTCGATGGTCCGCGCCGATCACTCCAGCGGTCTGGAGGACGGCGGCAAGTACTACGACGGCGGCATCGCCAGCGGCTTTGTGGTCAAGCTCGCCGAGGGCTACACCTTCTACCACGCCGGGGACACGGCGCTATTCTCCGACATGCAGCTCATCGCCGAGCTCTACCGCCCGGAGCTCGCCTTCCTGCCCATCGGCGACGTCTTCACCATGGATCCCCACCAGGCGGCGAAGGCCTGCCGCTTTCTCGGCGTGCGCCATGTGGTGCCTATCCATTGGGGCACCTTCCCGGATCTCACCGGCACTCCGACCCAGTTGAGCAAAGAGTTGCGGGACCTGGGCATCAACTGCGATGTGCTGACCCTGCAGCCCGGAGAGGTCTACTGA
- a CDS encoding FG-GAP-like repeat-containing protein produces MRKILTAAALLACAAQLPALATSKIPEEAVSLQNVGFAQLENESPEKAEKSYRALIKALPEDPLGYANLAISLLRQQRSEEALEAIDQALEKGPGRGDLLAVRGDVLQWAGRAEEALTTYRQAAEAAPENPEILYALYRQAVTVETEAAKDSKAWALERLVRLRPENVVVLLASGQQAIAEGDRAAATGAFLRIRELLWQTPPIAETAMEKVMEALKGETVAAARVPALRLENVLKVSAMYRESLRELVTGIQGIPVTRFTGSTDRGDFGAPGKIRFSGEEWTDGAARAPVACDVDGDGTQDLAWILPGEEAAETAVELRRSGAEGAAPPPVRLPAPAGAETLLCTDLDNDGALDLLVFSATAGKVLRGDGQGGFTDGTEGTGLAQAGAGAAVALDFDIEGDLDLFLAGGSQIRGSKVPGELYFNDLQGPLQPVGTEALPKLDPARKIASALPTDLDQDGDLDLLLAHDRGVTWLDNLRQGTFADRTGEAALTAAAPSRQALSADLNNDGRLDVVSVGASLEVWDNLGGSFKLRRQTSLPGPFHAVEAFDADNDGRIDLALAGDDGVRVLQQDGQGGLVPVPLAGAPRQVSDLLAVDLDGDGDQDLLTAGPAGVHRLINQGGDQRNWIALRLRGLDKGSSKNNAFGRGALVEVRSGNAYQLREVHGDLVHLGLGDLRGGYLVRVVWTNGVPQNRLQLSRNQTMVEEQLLKGSCPFLYAWNGESMSFVSDLLWGAPIGMPLAPGVWAGADPQELVLVPEAAAEDGRYRMSITEELWEAAYFDYLRLWVVDHPTEVEVASSLRIQPGESVPDRVMASRHLRPLDGAWDGRGVEVGDQVARRDHVYADGYTPSRYQGVAAEPWSFTLDLGEAPAAPVRLHLDGWIFPADASLNLALAQRGGPAPVPPRLEVEVDGQWRTLMPSMGFPAGKTKTMIIDTPPLPPGAQRLRMVTGQWLHWDRIAWTTGAAATPDEKAVKVVAKLPAARADLHFRGFSRPFRRAPNAPHEFDYDAVTADSPWLPMSGGYTRYGDVRELLAEADDRSVILGAGDEVELLFDASELPPPPAGWSRTVFLESHGWDKDADRNTWAGDRVEPLPFRAMSGYPYGPGEAFPDTPEMQRYREEWLTRRVP; encoded by the coding sequence CGCTCGGAGGAGGCATTGGAGGCCATCGACCAGGCGCTGGAGAAGGGGCCCGGGCGCGGTGATCTGCTGGCGGTGCGGGGGGACGTGCTGCAATGGGCGGGGCGAGCGGAGGAAGCGCTGACGACCTACCGCCAGGCGGCGGAGGCGGCACCGGAGAATCCAGAGATTCTCTACGCCCTCTACCGCCAGGCGGTGACGGTGGAAACAGAGGCCGCCAAGGACTCCAAGGCCTGGGCTTTGGAGCGGCTGGTACGGCTGCGGCCGGAGAATGTGGTGGTGCTGCTGGCCAGCGGTCAGCAGGCCATCGCCGAGGGCGACCGCGCAGCGGCCACTGGTGCCTTTCTGCGCATCCGCGAGCTGCTGTGGCAGACCCCGCCCATCGCCGAGACTGCCATGGAGAAGGTGATGGAAGCGCTGAAGGGCGAGACCGTGGCAGCCGCCCGGGTGCCGGCATTGCGGCTGGAGAACGTCCTCAAGGTCAGCGCCATGTACCGCGAAAGCCTGCGGGAGCTGGTGACGGGCATCCAGGGTATCCCGGTGACCAGATTCACCGGCAGCACCGACCGCGGCGACTTTGGAGCGCCGGGGAAGATTCGTTTCAGCGGCGAAGAATGGACCGACGGAGCGGCAAGGGCCCCGGTGGCCTGTGACGTGGACGGCGACGGGACCCAGGATCTGGCCTGGATCCTCCCCGGCGAGGAAGCGGCAGAGACAGCGGTAGAGCTGCGCAGGAGCGGTGCCGAGGGCGCCGCCCCGCCGCCGGTGCGGCTGCCGGCGCCAGCGGGAGCCGAGACCCTGCTGTGCACCGACCTGGACAACGACGGCGCCCTCGACCTGTTGGTCTTCTCTGCCACCGCCGGCAAAGTGCTGCGGGGGGATGGCCAGGGCGGCTTCACCGACGGCACCGAGGGGACGGGGCTGGCCCAGGCCGGCGCTGGCGCCGCCGTGGCGCTGGATTTCGACATCGAGGGCGACCTCGACCTCTTCCTCGCCGGCGGCTCTCAGATCCGAGGATCGAAGGTTCCCGGCGAGCTCTACTTCAACGACCTCCAGGGCCCACTGCAGCCGGTGGGGACCGAAGCTCTCCCAAAGCTGGACCCGGCTCGCAAGATCGCCAGCGCCCTGCCCACCGACCTCGACCAGGACGGGGACCTGGACCTGCTGCTGGCCCACGACCGCGGAGTCACCTGGCTCGACAATCTGCGCCAGGGAACCTTCGCCGACCGCACCGGCGAGGCCGCTCTCACCGCGGCGGCCCCGTCCCGCCAGGCCCTCAGCGCCGACCTCAACAACGATGGGCGGCTGGACGTGGTGAGCGTCGGCGCATCCCTGGAGGTTTGGGACAACCTGGGCGGCTCCTTCAAGCTACGCCGGCAGACCTCCCTGCCGGGGCCCTTCCACGCCGTCGAAGCCTTCGATGCCGACAACGACGGCCGCATCGACCTGGCCCTGGCCGGTGACGATGGCGTGCGGGTGCTGCAGCAGGACGGCCAGGGAGGGCTCGTCCCGGTGCCCTTGGCGGGCGCTCCGCGCCAGGTCAGCGATCTGCTGGCGGTGGATCTGGACGGCGACGGAGATCAGGACCTGCTCACCGCCGGGCCGGCGGGAGTGCACCGGCTGATCAACCAGGGCGGCGACCAGCGCAATTGGATCGCCCTGCGGCTGCGGGGGTTGGACAAGGGCAGCTCGAAGAACAACGCCTTCGGCCGCGGCGCACTGGTGGAGGTGCGTTCGGGCAACGCCTATCAGCTCAGGGAAGTCCACGGCGACCTGGTGCACCTGGGGCTCGGGGATTTGCGCGGCGGTTACCTGGTGCGGGTGGTGTGGACCAACGGCGTACCCCAGAACCGGCTGCAGCTGAGCCGCAATCAGACGATGGTGGAGGAACAGCTGCTCAAGGGTAGCTGCCCCTTCCTCTACGCCTGGAACGGCGAGTCCATGAGCTTCGTCAGCGATCTGCTGTGGGGCGCTCCCATCGGCATGCCCCTGGCCCCCGGCGTGTGGGCCGGCGCCGATCCGCAGGAATTGGTGCTGGTGCCGGAGGCTGCCGCCGAGGACGGCCGCTACCGCATGAGCATCACAGAGGAGCTTTGGGAGGCCGCCTACTTCGATTATCTGCGGCTGTGGGTGGTGGATCATCCAACCGAGGTGGAGGTGGCCAGCAGCCTGCGCATCCAGCCCGGAGAGAGCGTGCCGGATCGGGTCATGGCCAGCCGCCACCTGCGTCCCCTGGACGGCGCTTGGGACGGCCGCGGCGTGGAGGTCGGCGACCAGGTGGCGCGCCGTGACCACGTCTACGCCGACGGCTACACGCCGAGCCGGTACCAGGGCGTGGCGGCGGAGCCCTGGAGCTTCACCCTGGATCTGGGGGAGGCGCCGGCAGCACCGGTGCGCCTGCACCTGGACGGCTGGATCTTCCCCGCCGACGCCAGCCTCAACCTGGCCCTGGCCCAGCGCGGTGGCCCGGCGCCGGTGCCGCCACGGTTGGAGGTGGAGGTGGACGGCCAGTGGCGCACGCTGATGCCTTCCATGGGCTTCCCCGCGGGCAAGACCAAGACCATGATCATCGACACGCCGCCGCTGCCGCCGGGAGCCCAACGCCTGCGCATGGTCACCGGTCAGTGGCTCCATTGGGACCGCATCGCCTGGACCACCGGCGCCGCGGCGACCCCCGACGAGAAGGCGGTGAAGGTCGTGGCGAAGCTACCGGCGGCGCGGGCCGACCTGCACTTCCGAGGCTTTTCCCGTCCCTTCCGCCGCGCCCCCAACGCGCCCCACGAATTCGATTACGACGCGGTCACGGCGGACTCGCCCTGGCTCCCCATGAGCGGCGGCTATACCCGCTACGGCGACGTGCGGGAATTGCTGGCGGAGGCCGATGATCGTTCGGTCATCCTCGGTGCCGGAGACGAGGTCGAGCTCCTCTTCGACGCCAGCGAGCTGCCGCCACCGCCGGCAGGCTGGAGCCGCACGGTGTTCCTGGAAAGCCACGGCTGGGACAAGGACGCTGACCGCAACACCTGGGCCGGCGACCGCGTCGAGCCCCTCCCCTTCCGCGCCATGAGCGGCTATCCCTACGGCCCCGGCGAGGCCTTCCCGGACACTCCGGAGATGCAACGCTACCGCGAGGAGTGGCTGACCCGGCGGGTTCCCTGA
- a CDS encoding heavy metal translocating P-type ATPase produces the protein MSEHQESSSESGHSCCGHSEKDESAKDQPDSSGVLDPVCGMTVDPATAEHRAEHGGETYYFCCEHCRKKFVANPEQYLAQGSGDEEPGSCCSSATPPESSRTGSWRYICPMCEGVESDGPDSCPKCGMALEPESPQKAGKVEYVCPMHPEVVRDEPGDCPKCGMALEPRTVAAEENPELTVMRRRFWVSTVLTVPVLLLAMSEMIPGDPLGFVPHGVSLWLQLALATPVVLWGGWPFFQRAWASVVHRSPNMFTLIGLGTGAAYLYSLLAALAPDLFPEAAREASGEVAVYFEAAAVIITLVLLGQVLELKARGQTSRALQELLELAPDTARRLEEDGSERDVPLEEVREGDRLRVRPGEKVPVDGEVLEGRSTVDESMITGEPMPVSKEAGDEVTGGTLNGTGSLVVHARHVGADTLLSRIVEMVAEAQRSRAPIQRVADKVAAWFVPAVVLTAVVAFVLWLWLGPDPRLAHALLAAVSVLIIACPCALGLATPMSIMVGTGRGAGAGVLIRNAEALEALEQIDVVVVDKTGTLTEGKPRLVAVEPVDGGELSEEELLRLAAALERGSEHPLAQAILSGAEERELELPSSEDFSSVTGKGVHGTVDGRTVAVGNRALLEELEVDAGALPQRADELRRKGQTVMLVAVDGAAAGLLAVADPIKESTPEAVRQLHEAGLRLVMLTGDEHTTAEAVGRELGLDEIHAGVLPEQKADLVAELKAEKSDNGGLRVAMAGDGVNDAPALARADVGIAMGTGTDVAIESAGVTLVQGDLRALVRALRLSRATMRNIRQNLFFAFAYNALGVPVAAGALYPFFGLLLSPMIASAAMSFSSVSVIANALRLRRVKL, from the coding sequence ATGAGCGAGCACCAGGAATCTTCATCCGAGTCCGGCCACAGCTGCTGCGGTCATTCTGAGAAAGATGAGTCTGCGAAGGACCAGCCGGATTCCTCCGGTGTCCTGGACCCGGTGTGCGGCATGACGGTGGATCCGGCCACCGCCGAGCACCGCGCCGAGCACGGAGGGGAGACCTACTACTTCTGTTGTGAGCACTGCCGGAAAAAGTTCGTCGCGAATCCGGAGCAGTACCTGGCGCAGGGTTCGGGGGACGAAGAGCCGGGTTCTTGTTGCTCGTCGGCCACACCCCCGGAGTCGTCTCGCACTGGCTCCTGGCGCTACATCTGCCCCATGTGCGAGGGAGTGGAGAGCGATGGCCCGGACTCCTGCCCCAAATGCGGCATGGCCCTGGAGCCGGAGAGCCCGCAAAAGGCTGGGAAAGTGGAGTACGTCTGCCCCATGCATCCGGAGGTGGTGCGGGACGAGCCCGGCGATTGCCCCAAATGCGGCATGGCCTTGGAGCCGCGCACGGTGGCGGCGGAGGAGAATCCGGAGCTGACGGTGATGCGCCGGCGCTTCTGGGTCAGCACCGTGCTCACCGTGCCGGTGCTCCTGCTCGCCATGTCGGAGATGATTCCCGGCGATCCCCTGGGCTTCGTCCCTCACGGGGTGAGCCTGTGGCTGCAGCTGGCGCTGGCGACGCCGGTGGTGCTGTGGGGCGGCTGGCCGTTTTTCCAGCGCGCCTGGGCCAGCGTCGTTCACCGCAGCCCGAATATGTTCACCCTCATCGGTCTCGGTACCGGTGCGGCTTACCTCTACAGCCTGCTGGCGGCGCTGGCGCCGGATCTCTTCCCCGAAGCGGCCCGGGAGGCCTCGGGAGAGGTAGCGGTCTACTTCGAGGCGGCGGCGGTGATCATCACCCTGGTGCTGCTGGGGCAGGTTCTCGAGCTCAAGGCCCGGGGCCAGACCAGCCGGGCGCTCCAGGAGCTCCTGGAGCTGGCGCCGGACACCGCCAGACGTCTCGAGGAAGACGGCTCGGAGCGCGATGTGCCGCTGGAGGAGGTGCGCGAGGGGGACCGCCTGCGGGTGCGTCCCGGCGAAAAGGTGCCGGTGGACGGCGAGGTGCTGGAAGGGCGCAGCACGGTGGACGAGTCGATGATCACCGGCGAGCCCATGCCGGTATCCAAGGAAGCCGGGGACGAGGTCACCGGCGGCACCCTCAACGGCACCGGCAGTCTGGTGGTCCACGCTCGCCACGTCGGTGCCGACACCCTGCTGTCGCGCATCGTCGAGATGGTGGCGGAGGCCCAGCGCAGCCGTGCGCCGATCCAGCGGGTGGCGGACAAGGTGGCGGCGTGGTTCGTGCCGGCGGTGGTGCTCACCGCCGTGGTGGCTTTCGTCCTATGGCTGTGGTTGGGGCCGGATCCGCGGCTGGCCCACGCGCTGCTGGCGGCGGTCTCGGTGTTGATCATCGCCTGCCCTTGCGCTCTGGGGCTGGCGACGCCCATGTCCATCATGGTGGGCACCGGCCGCGGCGCTGGCGCCGGCGTCTTGATCCGCAACGCCGAGGCGCTGGAGGCACTGGAGCAGATCGACGTGGTGGTGGTGGACAAGACCGGCACCCTCACCGAGGGCAAGCCGCGCCTGGTGGCGGTGGAGCCCGTCGACGGCGGTGAGCTGAGCGAAGAGGAGCTTCTGCGCCTGGCGGCGGCGCTCGAGCGCGGCAGTGAGCATCCCCTGGCCCAGGCGATCTTGAGCGGTGCTGAGGAGCGGGAGCTGGAGCTTCCCTCCTCCGAAGACTTCTCTTCGGTCACCGGCAAGGGCGTCCACGGCACGGTGGACGGCCGCACCGTCGCGGTGGGCAACAGGGCGCTGTTGGAGGAGCTGGAGGTCGACGCCGGCGCCTTGCCACAGCGGGCGGACGAGCTGCGCCGCAAGGGCCAGACGGTGATGTTGGTGGCGGTGGACGGCGCCGCCGCGGGCTTGCTGGCGGTGGCGGATCCGATCAAGGAATCGACTCCGGAAGCGGTGCGGCAGCTCCACGAGGCGGGGCTGCGGCTGGTGATGCTCACCGGCGACGAGCACACCACCGCCGAGGCGGTGGGCCGGGAGCTGGGGCTGGACGAGATCCACGCCGGCGTGTTGCCGGAGCAGAAGGCGGATCTGGTGGCCGAGCTCAAGGCCGAGAAATCCGACAACGGTGGCCTGCGGGTGGCCATGGCCGGGGACGGCGTCAACGACGCTCCCGCCCTCGCCCGGGCGGACGTGGGCATCGCCATGGGTACCGGTACCGACGTTGCCATCGAAAGCGCCGGAGTGACTCTGGTGCAGGGGGATCTGCGGGCGTTGGTGCGGGCCCTGCGGCTGAGCCGCGCGACCATGCGCAACATCCGCCAGAATCTCTTCTTCGCCTTCGCTTACAACGCCCTCGGTGTGCCGGTGGCGGCGGGAGCCTTGTACCCGTTTTTCGGCCTCCTGCTCTCGCCCATGATCGCCAGCGCCGCCATGAGCTTCAGCTCGGTGTCGGTGATCGCCAACGCGCTGCGGCTGCGGCGGGTGAAGCTCTGA
- a CDS encoding tetratricopeptide repeat protein, producing the protein MKKTWRALALLPLMVLLSAAVALAAGEGRMLGKVVDEDGDPVRDATVTITSPDLPQYKEITSTKKNGTFSMVFSKAYLRYVYRIEKEGFQTTEQEVKTNLGGTTRHTFELAEGVGAAPVTASGDKPASKSNKAIFSFNAGVEAYDAKDYETAKTKFLEALEADSQLYQAHSALADVYLATGEYQAAVDSAEQAIVQQSGFLPAHRIRYEAYKELGMDDKAQEAQEAIAALGQNTAEAKRIFNEGVELNKSDDKEAALGKFQEAAAMDQNLAPAFNAIAILATNLERWEEAAEASERLLVLEPGNDKALRIRYDAYVNLGDEEKIGDALVDLAQVDPEFASNNLYNLAVGRFNSGNYAGAIELFEEALTINPEHGKAHYYLGLAAINTGDNAKAKEHLARFLEIAPDDPEAASAQEMIKYLG; encoded by the coding sequence ATGAAGAAGACGTGGCGAGCTCTAGCGCTTCTCCCCCTGATGGTGCTGCTGAGCGCGGCCGTGGCCCTGGCGGCCGGCGAAGGCCGGATGCTGGGCAAGGTAGTGGACGAGGATGGAGATCCCGTTCGAGACGCGACGGTGACCATCACCTCGCCGGACCTGCCCCAGTACAAGGAAATCACCAGCACCAAGAAGAACGGCACGTTCTCCATGGTCTTCTCCAAGGCGTACCTGCGCTACGTCTACCGCATCGAGAAGGAAGGCTTCCAGACCACCGAGCAGGAGGTGAAGACCAACCTCGGCGGTACCACCCGGCACACCTTCGAGCTCGCCGAGGGCGTGGGCGCCGCGCCGGTGACCGCCAGCGGCGACAAGCCCGCCTCAAAGTCCAACAAGGCCATTTTCTCCTTCAACGCCGGTGTCGAAGCCTACGACGCCAAGGATTACGAGACCGCCAAGACCAAGTTCTTGGAAGCCCTGGAGGCGGATTCCCAGCTCTACCAGGCGCACTCCGCGCTGGCCGACGTTTATCTGGCCACCGGTGAGTACCAGGCCGCCGTGGACTCGGCGGAGCAGGCCATCGTCCAGCAGTCCGGTTTCCTGCCGGCCCACCGCATTCGTTACGAGGCGTACAAAGAGCTGGGCATGGACGACAAGGCCCAGGAGGCTCAGGAGGCCATCGCTGCCCTTGGACAGAACACCGCCGAGGCCAAGCGCATCTTCAACGAGGGCGTGGAGCTCAACAAGTCCGACGACAAAGAGGCTGCTCTCGGCAAGTTCCAGGAAGCCGCCGCCATGGACCAAAACCTGGCGCCGGCGTTCAACGCCATCGCCATCCTGGCGACCAATCTGGAGCGCTGGGAGGAGGCCGCCGAGGCTTCCGAGCGGTTGCTGGTTCTGGAGCCGGGCAACGACAAGGCGCTGCGCATCCGCTACGACGCCTACGTCAACCTTGGCGACGAGGAGAAGATCGGCGATGCGTTGGTGGATCTGGCCCAGGTCGATCCCGAATTCGCCTCCAACAACCTCTACAACCTGGCGGTGGGCCGCTTCAACTCGGGCAACTACGCTGGTGCCATCGAGCTCTTCGAAGAGGCTCTGACGATCAACCCGGAGCACGGCAAGGCCCACTACTATCTCGGCCTGGCCGCCATCAACACCGGCGACAACGCCAAGGCCAAGGAGCACCTGGCGCGCTTCCTGGAGATCGCTCCGGACGATCCGGAGGCGGCCTCCGCTCAGGAGATGATCAAGTACCTGGGCTGA
- a CDS encoding metalloregulator ArsR/SmtB family transcription factor: MEATVTSQDIARIRRDLECAPDIEEAAELMSLAGNATRLKLLYLLETHGEICVCDLAEMLGVSVSAVSQHLAKLKARGLVAPRRDAQTIYYRLTKHDFNGKLKESFLNDLHN; the protein is encoded by the coding sequence ATGGAAGCAACTGTTACCTCCCAGGACATCGCCCGTATTCGCCGCGATCTGGAGTGCGCCCCTGATATCGAGGAGGCTGCCGAGCTGATGAGCCTCGCCGGCAACGCGACCCGGCTGAAGCTGCTCTATCTGCTGGAGACCCACGGTGAGATCTGCGTCTGCGACCTGGCTGAGATGCTCGGCGTTTCCGTTTCGGCGGTTTCCCAGCACCTGGCCAAGCTGAAGGCTCGGGGCCTGGTGGCTCCCCGCCGGGACGCCCAGACCATCTACTATCGGCTCACCAAGCACGACTTCAACGGCAAGCTCAAGGAGAGCTTCCTGAACGACCTGCACAACTGA
- a CDS encoding carboxylate-amine ligase, with the protein MKITLPDLTIGIEEEYQIIEPESRELKSYIQEMLEQGRVVLQDQIKSEFLQSQVEVGSQICRNIQEARADIVRLRRSICELADRNGLKVAAASTHPFSSWAKQDVNVTPRSIKLQEDMGQLAQRLLIFGMHVHIGIENKELMIDVMNQARYFLPHVLALSTSSPFWHGRDTKLKSYRSVVFESLPRSGLPPSFDSWADYQGFVDILVKTECIDEPSKIWWDVRPHSKFPTLEFRVSDICTKVDEAICLAALIQAIVAKLIKLRRSNQSWRQYRHHLIEENKWRAVRYGIDGKLIDFGLRQAVPMRFLARELLTFIDDVVDELGSREEVEYVHTILANGSSADRQLEVFRSTGDMKAVVDHLIRETREGCD; encoded by the coding sequence ATGAAGATCACGCTACCGGATCTGACCATCGGCATCGAAGAGGAGTACCAGATCATCGAGCCCGAGAGCCGGGAGCTCAAATCCTACATCCAGGAGATGTTGGAGCAGGGCCGGGTGGTGCTTCAGGATCAGATCAAGTCGGAGTTCCTGCAGTCCCAGGTGGAGGTGGGCAGTCAGATCTGCCGCAATATCCAGGAGGCGCGGGCGGACATTGTGCGCCTGCGCCGCTCGATCTGCGAGCTGGCGGACCGCAACGGTCTCAAGGTGGCGGCGGCCAGCACCCATCCCTTCTCCAGCTGGGCCAAGCAGGACGTCAACGTCACTCCGCGGTCCATCAAGCTCCAGGAGGACATGGGGCAGCTGGCGCAGCGCCTCTTGATCTTCGGCATGCACGTCCACATCGGCATCGAGAACAAAGAGCTGATGATCGACGTGATGAACCAGGCCCGGTACTTTCTGCCCCACGTGCTGGCCCTGTCCACCAGCTCGCCCTTCTGGCACGGCCGCGACACCAAGCTCAAATCCTACCGGTCGGTGGTCTTCGAGAGCCTGCCCCGGAGCGGGCTGCCGCCGTCCTTCGACTCCTGGGCGGATTACCAGGGCTTCGTCGACATCCTGGTCAAGACCGAGTGCATCGACGAACCGAGCAAGATCTGGTGGGACGTGCGTCCGCACTCGAAATTCCCCACCCTCGAGTTCCGGGTGTCGGATATCTGCACCAAGGTGGACGAGGCCATCTGCCTGGCGGCGCTGATTCAGGCCATCGTGGCCAAGCTCATCAAACTCCGCCGCAGCAACCAGAGCTGGCGCCAATACCGCCACCATCTGATCGAGGAGAACAAATGGCGAGCGGTGCGCTACGGCATCGACGGCAAGCTCATCGACTTCGGCCTCCGGCAGGCCGTGCCCATGCGCTTCCTGGCTCGCGAGCTGCTCACCTTCATCGACGATGTGGTGGACGAGCTGGGCAGCCGCGAGGAGGTGGAATACGTCCATACGATCCTCGCCAACGGCTCCTCCGCCGATCGCCAGCTGGAGGTCTTCCGCAGCACCGGCGACATGAAGGCGGTGGTGGATCATCTGATCCGCGAGACTCGGGAGGGTTGTGACTGA